A DNA window from Piliocolobus tephrosceles isolate RC106 chromosome 9, ASM277652v3, whole genome shotgun sequence contains the following coding sequences:
- the LOC116418916 gene encoding myosin heavy chain IB-like has translation MRFRREKAAAASGAGSDAQRRRGRGWFPAGGRLWAAQSPPPALEEEESQPPAAPETQEAPPARRRGRAGVAEQQAGAHRAGAWTPRGEGRGRRASGVGARAAASGLSCATALRAAGPGRAGTFVPGVGAGAAAGGWGLGRDSRLVREEVRTPPPSSGPRRWQPPGAESAQPRSEREGCGPGRCHVGAVGVRRIGPERPLTPAVSRQAGRAQPFFYSKKISGKVIGNILSKVSLGQHATWITGG, from the exons ATGCGTTTCCGGAGGGAGAAGGCGGCGGCGGCCTCGGGAGCGGGATCAGACGCGCAGAGGAGGCGGGGCCGCGGCTGGTTTCCTGCCGGGGGGCGGCTCTGGGCCGCCCAGTCCCCTCCTCCCGCCCTTGAGGAGGAGGAGTCGCAGCCACCCGCCGCGCCCGAGACCCAGGAGGCCCCGCCAGCCCGCAGGAGAGGCCGAGCGGGAGTCGCGGAACAGCAGGCCGGAGCCCACCGCGCCGGGGCCTGGACGCCGCGCGGAGAAGGTAGGGGCCGGCGGGCCTCGGGTGTGGGGGCGCGGGCCGCGGCCTCGGGTCTCTCGTGCGCGACCGCACTTAGAGCCGCCGGCCCTGGCCGCGCCGGGACCTTTGTGCCAGGCGTGGGGGCGGGGGCGGCCGCCGGCGGGTGGGGGCTGGGGCGGGATTCCAGGCTAGTCCGGGAGGAAGTCCGCACACCGCCACCCTCCTCCGGTCCCCGGCGCTGGCAGCCTCCGGGCGCCGAGTCGGCCCAGCCGCGTTCCGAGCGCGAGGGTTGCGGGCCTGGGCGCTGTCACGTCGGGGCTGTTGGAGTGCGGAGGATCGGGCCTGAGCGGCCCCTGACACCTGCGGTCTCCCGCCAGGCTGGGCGAGCGCAG CCCTTCTTTTATAGTAAAAAGATTTCTGGGAAGGTAATTGGTAACATCCTTAGTAAGGTTTCTTTGGGCCAACATGCCACATGGATAACAGGTGGGTAG